A DNA window from Purpureocillium takamizusanense chromosome 9, complete sequence contains the following coding sequences:
- a CDS encoding uncharacterized protein (COG:S~EggNog:ENOG503NYP4) translates to MLRVLNDEDGFDIKARELVRVRARNRWLLRAANGDKAKGVDRDDGGGSGGPGDDDDHVSPDGASTAERSSQRTMSDGNHSDRQGGAADNRKRRKRKQAGASGGAPLRFPSETTLDEARKMMGLDPATYQLLRTNFQRICQEEGVTKKTLAGMERWEAVKARLVRETPQLQTILWLSKDEPEPKGLALDVICTDVTKRLRNLETRMTLVEAKKELGINPEEAREVRVAFHHVLSESKITCKSEASPEQWEDLKRKWSERSDLVRKITEAAGGGPESSKLMRALDVIARDVMKRIRDERGRQDPRASQQLPLSPAASHGGKMLSPADRVELGDGLAGAFDNVSEVSHTSQQMAFSPASSTMGSTMGGHMPISLQSQASNLSDSQDGLGPPQRVLGPTMAAAAGMGLEPQIGPSLLLRANTQAAFMDQPFVQQQYPPAATSAPVYAPDPGVSMACAVYLRLHPMSAYLGGTSLWIATLGSGSVEELRQVAAAKFPGTVCLRVEGILKDSKGRELPLQIEEDQELSAYLAHLEGAAPTFSVQLVWKT, encoded by the coding sequence ATGCTGCGGGTGCTCAACGACGAAGATGGCTTCGACATCAAGGCCAGGGAGctcgtgcgcgtgcgcgcgagGAACaggtggctgctgcgcgcggccAACGGGGACAAGGCCAAAGGCGTGGaccgcgacgatggcggcggcagcggcggccccggcgacgatgatgatcATGTTTCGCCGGAcggggcgtcgacggctgAGCGCAGCTCGCAGAGGACCATGTCCGATGGCAACCACTCGGaccggcaaggcggcgcagcggaCAACAGAAAACGGAGGAAACGGAAGCAGGCCGGCGCCTCGGGCGGAGCGCCGCTCCGGTTCCCATCGGAGACGaccctcgacgaggctcgTAAGATGATGGGCCTCGACCCGGCCACCTATCAGCTTCTACGCACAAACTTCCAGCGCATCTGTCAAGAGGAGGGTGTCACGAAGAAGACGCTGGCTGGTATGGAGAGGTGggaggccgtcaaggcgcGCCTGGTGCGCGAGACGCCTCAGCTACAGACGATCCTGTGGCTGTCAAAAGACGAGCCGGAGCCCAAGGGGCTGGCCCTCGACGTCATTTGCACCGACGTGACCAAGCGGCTGCGCAACTTGGAGACGAGGATGACCCTGGTCGAGGCGAAAAAGGAGCTTGGCATCAACCCGGAGGAGGCACGCGAGGTGAGAGTCGCCTTTCATCACGTCCTATCCGAGTCCAAGATCACCTGCAAATCGGAGGCCTCGCCTGAGCAGTGGGAAGACTTGAAGCGCAAGTGGAGCGAGAGGTCGGACCTTGTGCGGAAGATTACagaggccgcgggcgggggacCAGAGTCTTCAAAGCTGATGCGCGCCCTGGACGTCATCGCCAGGGACGTAATGAAGAGGATACGGGACGAGAGGGGCCGCCAGGACCCGCGGGcgagccagcagctgccgctgagCCCGGCCGCGTCGCATGGCGGCAAGATGCTCTCGCCGGCAGACCGGgtggagctcggcgacggactGGCAGGCGCCTTTGACAACGTGTCGGAGGTGTCACACACGTCGCAGCAGATGGCGTTCagcccggccagcagcaccatgggAAGCACCATGGGCGGACACATGCCCATCTCGCTGCAGTCGCAGGCGTCGAACCTGTCGGACTCGCAGGACGGACTTGGGCCGCCGCAACGGGTCCTGGgcccgacgatggcggcggcggcagggatGGGGCTGGAGCCGCAGATAGGGCCGTCGCTGCTCCTCAGGGCCAATACGCAGGCCGCCTTCATGGACCAGCCGTttgtgcagcagcagtatccgcccgcggcgacgtcggcgccggtgtACGCGCCGGATCCCGGCGTGTCGATGGCGTGTGCCGTTTACTTGCGGCTGCACCCCATGTCGGCGTACCTGGGCGGCACGAGCCTCTGGATCGCGACGCTGGGCTCCGGCtcggtcgaggagctgcgccaagtggcggcggccaagttCCCGGGCACCGTGTGCCTGCGGGTCGAGGGCATCCTCAAGGACAGCAAGGGGCGCGAGCTGCCGTTGCAGATCGAGGAGGACCAGGAGCTGAGCGCGTACCTGGCGcacctcgagggcgcggcgccgacgttTAGCGTCCAGCTGGTGTGGAAGACGTGA
- a CDS encoding uncharacterized protein (COG:S~EggNog:ENOG503NYP4), whose translation MVYDWDAHHQTCFRLYIEEGKSLEEIMEHMRTAHRFTPSKRAFQTQFRRWDFPPKQRPAYRNEKLVGRVKELWERNLPQREMLRVLNDEDGFDIKARELVRVRARNRWLLRAANGDKAKGVDRDDGGGSGGPGDDDDHVSPDGASTAERSSQRTMSDGNHSDRQGGAADNRKRRKRKQAGASGGAPLRFPSETTLDEARKMMGLDPATYQLLRTNFQRICQEEGVTKKTLAGMERWEAVKARLVRETPQLQTILWLSKDEPEPKGLALDVICTDVTKRLRNLETRMTLVEAKKELGINPEEAREVRVAFHHVLSESKITCKSEASPEQWEDLKRKWSERSDLVRKITEAAGGGPESSKLMRALDVIARDVMKRIRDERGRQDPRASQQLPLSPAASHGGKMLSPADRVELGDGLAGAFDNVSEVSHTSQQMAFSPASSTMGSTMGGHMPISLQSQASNLSDSQDGLGPPQRVLGPTMAAAAGMGLEPQIGPSLLLRANTQAAFMDQPFVQQQYPPAATSAPVYAPDPGVSMACAVYLRLHPMSAYLGGTSLWIATLGSGSVEELRQVAAAKFPGTVCLRVEGILKDSKGRELPLQIEEDQELSAYLAHLEGAAPTFSVQLVWKT comes from the exons ATGGTATACGACTGGGacgcccaccaccagacATGTTTCCGGCTGTAcatcgaggagggcaagtCCCTCGAGGAGATCATGGAGCACATGAGGACGGCCCACCGCTTCACACCAAG CAAACGCGCTTTCCAGACGCAGTTCCGCCGCTGGGATTTTCCACCCAAGCAGCGCCCCGCCTATAGGaacgagaagctcgtcggccgGGTCAAGGAGTTGTGGGAGAGGAACTTGCCCCAGAGGGAGATGCTGCGGGTGCTCAACGACGAAGATGGCTTCGACATCAAGGCCAGGGAGctcgtgcgcgtgcgcgcgagGAACaggtggctgctgcgcgcggccAACGGGGACAAGGCCAAAGGCGTGGaccgcgacgatggcggcggcagcggcggccccggcgacgatgatgatcATGTTTCGCCGGAcggggcgtcgacggctgAGCGCAGCTCGCAGAGGACCATGTCCGATGGCAACCACTCGGaccggcaaggcggcgcagcggaCAACAGAAAACGGAGGAAACGGAAGCAGGCCGGCGCCTCGGGCGGAGCGCCGCTCCGGTTCCCATCGGAGACGaccctcgacgaggctcgTAAGATGATGGGCCTCGACCCGGCCACCTATCAGCTTCTACGCACAAACTTCCAGCGCATCTGTCAAGAGGAGGGTGTCACGAAGAAGACGCTGGCTGGTATGGAGAGGTGggaggccgtcaaggcgcGCCTGGTGCGCGAGACGCCTCAGCTACAGACGATCCTGTGGCTGTCAAAAGACGAGCCGGAGCCCAAGGGGCTGGCCCTCGACGTCATTTGCACCGACGTGACCAAGCGGCTGCGCAACTTGGAGACGAGGATGACCCTGGTCGAGGCGAAAAAGGAGCTTGGCATCAACCCGGAGGAGGCACGCGAGGTGAGAGTCGCCTTTCATCACGTCCTATCCGAGTCCAAGATCACCTGCAAATCGGAGGCCTCGCCTGAGCAGTGGGAAGACTTGAAGCGCAAGTGGAGCGAGAGGTCGGACCTTGTGCGGAAGATTACagaggccgcgggcgggggacCAGAGTCTTCAAAGCTGATGCGCGCCCTGGACGTCATCGCCAGGGACGTAATGAAGAGGATACGGGACGAGAGGGGCCGCCAGGACCCGCGGGcgagccagcagctgccgctgagCCCGGCCGCGTCGCATGGCGGCAAGATGCTCTCGCCGGCAGACCGGgtggagctcggcgacggactGGCAGGCGCCTTTGACAACGTGTCGGAGGTGTCACACACGTCGCAGCAGATGGCGTTCagcccggccagcagcaccatgggAAGCACCATGGGCGGACACATGCCCATCTCGCTGCAGTCGCAGGCGTCGAACCTGTCGGACTCGCAGGACGGACTTGGGCCGCCGCAACGGGTCCTGGgcccgacgatggcggcggcggcagggatGGGGCTGGAGCCGCAGATAGGGCCGTCGCTGCTCCTCAGGGCCAATACGCAGGCCGCCTTCATGGACCAGCCGTttgtgcagcagcagtatccgcccgcggcgacgtcggcgccggtgtACGCGCCGGATCCCGGCGTGTCGATGGCGTGTGCCGTTTACTTGCGGCTGCACCCCATGTCGGCGTACCTGGGCGGCACGAGCCTCTGGATCGCGACGCTGGGCTCCGGCtcggtcgaggagctgcgccaagtggcggcggccaagttCCCGGGCACCGTGTGCCTGCGGGTCGAGGGCATCCTCAAGGACAGCAAGGGGCGCGAGCTGCCGTTGCAGATCGAGGAGGACCAGGAGCTGAGCGCGTACCTGGCGcacctcgagggcgcggcgccgacgttTAGCGTCCAGCTGGTGTGGAAGACGTGA